One genomic region from Streptomyces sp. NBC_00457 encodes:
- a CDS encoding ABC transporter ATP-binding protein has product MAARQGQGWARRLWAYAWRYPKDVVLALGASLVGMAVMALAPLITKVIIDDVIVGHSRSMAVWAGALIGAALLVYVLTYIRRYYGGRLALDVQHDLRTEMYGTITRLDGRRQDELSTGQVVGRATSDLQLIQGLLFMLPMTIGNFMLFLISLVIMAWLSLPLTLVALAVAPAIWFIAKRSRTKLHPATWYAQAQAAAVAGVVDGAVSGVRVVKGFGQEDQETGKLREVGRRLFAGRLRTIRFNSKYTPALQAVPALGQVAMLALGGWLAVRGHITLGTFVAFSTYLAQLVGPVRMLAMVLTVGQQARAGTERVLELIDTEPALEDGHKTLPADAPATVEFDDVSFGYEGALGKTTPVLDGLSFEIHPGETLAVVGSSGSGKSTVSLLLPRFYDVTHGAVLIGGHDVRELTLDSLRAAIGLVPEDSFLFSDTVRSNIAYGRPDATDYEIEAAARAAQADRFIRDLPDGYDTKVGEHGLTLSGGQRQRVALARAILTDPRLLVLDDATSAVDARVEHEIHEALKHVMEGRTTLLIAHRRSTLNLADRIAVLENGRLADIGTHDELQQRSALYRRLLTDPDELGGVSPGHAQPACPQEDTSVRDELDAEFDAERGITPRLWAGERTPRDLAMDGTPATPELLAQVDALPPATDTPEIDEARAVRAEESYGLRRLLRGFGLPLLVSLSLVAVDAGMGLLLPVLIRHGIDSGVSEMALGAVWAAALLGLLTVVIQWAAQVGETRMTGRTGERVLYSLRLKIFAQLQRLGLDYYERELTGRIMTRMTTDVDALSTFLQTGLVTAFVSVVTFFGIMVALLVIDVQLALLVFATLPPLILATVFFRRASVKAYELARERVSVVNGDLQESVSGLRIVQAFRRERDGGRRFAERSDSYRQARIRGQWLISVYFPGVQLLSSVAAAAVLIVGAGRVDNGTLTTGALVAYLLYIDLFFAPVQQLSQVFDGYQQATVSLGRIQELLQEPTSTKSADEPLDVLSLRGEVAFEDVHFAYGGEEEALTGINLAIPAGQTVAFVGETGAGKSTLVKLVARFYDPTGGRVTVDGTDLRALDLTSYRHRLGVVPQEAYLFQGTVRDAIAYGRPDATDAEVEAAARAVGAHDMIATLEGGYLHEVAERGRNLSAGQRQLIALARAELVDPDILLLDEATAALDLASEALVNQATDRLAGRRTTLVVAHRLTTAARADRVVVMSDGRVAEDGTHEELLARGGQYAELWRTFVGEDTAVVA; this is encoded by the coding sequence GTGGCAGCGCGGCAGGGGCAAGGCTGGGCGCGAAGGCTGTGGGCGTACGCCTGGCGTTACCCCAAGGACGTCGTCCTGGCCCTCGGCGCCTCGCTCGTCGGCATGGCCGTCATGGCGCTGGCCCCGCTGATCACCAAGGTGATCATCGATGACGTGATCGTCGGTCACAGCCGGTCCATGGCGGTCTGGGCGGGCGCCCTCATCGGCGCCGCACTCCTCGTCTACGTCCTCACCTACATCCGCCGCTACTACGGCGGCCGTCTCGCCCTCGACGTCCAGCACGACCTGCGGACCGAGATGTACGGCACGATCACCCGCCTCGACGGCCGCCGGCAGGACGAGCTGTCCACCGGTCAGGTCGTCGGCCGGGCGACCAGCGACCTCCAGCTGATCCAGGGCCTGCTCTTCATGCTCCCGATGACCATCGGGAACTTCATGCTCTTCCTGATCTCCCTGGTCATCATGGCGTGGCTGTCGCTCCCGCTCACGCTGGTCGCCCTCGCGGTCGCGCCCGCGATCTGGTTCATCGCCAAGCGCAGCCGCACCAAGCTGCACCCTGCGACCTGGTACGCCCAGGCCCAGGCGGCGGCCGTCGCGGGCGTCGTCGACGGCGCCGTCAGCGGCGTACGCGTGGTGAAGGGGTTCGGGCAGGAGGACCAGGAGACCGGGAAGCTGCGGGAGGTCGGCCGCAGGCTCTTCGCGGGGCGGCTGCGCACGATCCGGTTCAACTCGAAGTACACCCCCGCCCTCCAGGCCGTCCCCGCCCTCGGCCAGGTCGCGATGCTCGCGCTCGGCGGCTGGCTCGCGGTCCGCGGGCACATCACGCTCGGCACGTTCGTCGCCTTCTCCACCTACCTCGCCCAGCTCGTCGGCCCGGTCCGCATGCTCGCCATGGTCCTCACCGTCGGCCAGCAGGCCCGCGCCGGCACGGAACGCGTCCTGGAACTGATCGACACCGAGCCGGCGCTCGAGGACGGCCACAAGACGCTGCCCGCCGACGCGCCCGCCACCGTCGAGTTCGACGACGTCTCCTTCGGCTACGAGGGTGCCCTGGGCAAAACCACTCCTGTTCTCGACGGGCTGAGCTTCGAGATCCACCCCGGCGAGACCCTCGCCGTCGTCGGCTCCTCCGGCTCCGGCAAGTCGACGGTCTCGCTGCTGCTGCCCCGGTTCTACGACGTCACCCACGGCGCCGTCCTCATCGGCGGCCACGATGTCCGCGAGCTGACCCTCGACTCGCTGAGGGCCGCGATCGGGCTGGTCCCCGAGGACTCCTTCCTCTTCTCGGACACGGTCCGCAGCAACATCGCGTACGGCCGTCCCGACGCGACGGACTACGAGATCGAGGCCGCCGCCCGCGCCGCCCAGGCGGACCGCTTCATCAGGGACCTCCCCGACGGCTACGACACCAAGGTCGGCGAGCACGGCCTCACCCTCTCCGGCGGCCAGCGCCAGCGCGTCGCCCTCGCCCGCGCGATCCTCACCGACCCGCGGCTGCTCGTCCTCGACGACGCCACCTCCGCCGTGGACGCCCGCGTCGAGCACGAGATCCACGAGGCCCTGAAGCACGTCATGGAGGGCCGGACCACCCTCCTCATCGCCCACCGCCGCTCCACCCTCAACCTCGCCGACCGCATCGCCGTCCTCGAGAACGGGCGCCTTGCCGACATCGGCACCCATGACGAACTCCAGCAGCGGTCGGCTCTCTACCGCCGGCTCCTCACCGACCCGGACGAACTCGGCGGCGTCTCGCCCGGCCACGCCCAGCCCGCCTGTCCGCAGGAGGACACCTCCGTACGGGACGAGCTGGACGCCGAGTTCGATGCCGAGCGCGGCATCACGCCCCGGCTGTGGGCGGGCGAGCGCACCCCGCGCGACCTCGCGATGGACGGCACCCCGGCCACCCCCGAACTCCTCGCCCAGGTGGACGCGTTGCCCCCGGCGACCGACACCCCGGAGATCGACGAGGCACGCGCCGTGCGAGCCGAGGAGAGCTACGGACTGCGCAGGCTGCTGCGCGGCTTCGGCCTGCCCCTCCTCGTCAGCCTCTCCCTCGTCGCCGTGGACGCGGGTATGGGGCTCCTCCTGCCCGTCCTGATCCGGCACGGCATCGACAGCGGTGTCTCGGAGATGGCCCTCGGCGCGGTCTGGGCGGCCGCGCTGCTCGGGCTGCTCACCGTCGTGATCCAGTGGGCGGCGCAGGTCGGCGAGACCCGGATGACCGGGCGCACCGGCGAGCGCGTGCTGTACTCCCTGCGCCTGAAGATCTTCGCCCAGCTCCAGCGGCTCGGACTCGACTACTACGAGCGTGAGTTGACCGGCCGGATCATGACGAGGATGACGACGGACGTCGACGCCTTGTCGACGTTCCTCCAGACCGGCCTGGTCACGGCGTTCGTCTCGGTCGTCACGTTCTTCGGCATCATGGTCGCCCTGCTGGTGATCGACGTACAGCTGGCGCTGCTCGTCTTCGCCACCCTCCCGCCGCTGATCCTCGCCACGGTCTTCTTCCGCCGGGCGAGCGTGAAGGCGTACGAACTGGCCCGGGAACGCGTGTCGGTGGTCAACGGCGACCTCCAGGAGTCGGTGTCCGGGCTGCGGATCGTGCAGGCGTTCCGGCGTGAGCGGGACGGCGGGCGGCGCTTCGCGGAGCGGAGCGACAGTTACCGTCAGGCCCGTATCCGGGGTCAGTGGCTGATCTCGGTGTACTTCCCCGGCGTGCAGCTGCTGTCGTCGGTCGCCGCGGCCGCCGTGCTGATCGTGGGTGCCGGGCGGGTCGACAACGGCACGCTCACCACGGGCGCGCTGGTGGCGTACCTCCTCTACATCGACCTGTTCTTCGCCCCTGTCCAGCAGCTTTCCCAGGTCTTCGACGGCTACCAGCAGGCGACGGTCTCGCTGGGCCGCATCCAGGAGCTGCTCCAGGAGCCGACGTCGACGAAGAGCGCCGACGAGCCGCTCGACGTGCTCTCGCTGCGCGGCGAAGTCGCCTTCGAGGACGTGCACTTCGCCTACGGCGGCGAGGAGGAGGCCCTCACCGGGATCAACCTCGCCATCCCCGCCGGGCAGACCGTCGCCTTCGTCGGCGAGACCGGCGCCGGCAAGTCGACCCTCGTCAAGCTGGTGGCCCGCTTCTACGACCCCACCGGTGGCCGCGTCACCGTCGACGGCACCGACCTGCGCGCCCTCGACCTCACGTCGTACCGGCACCGGCTGGGCGTCGTCCCGCAGGAGGCGTACCTCTTCCAGGGCACCGTCCGCGACGCCATCGCCTACGGCCGCCCCGACGCCACCGACGCCGAAGTGGAGGCGGCGGCCCGGGCGGTCGGCGCGCACGACATGATCGCCACGCTGGAGGGCGGCTACCTCCACGAGGTCGCCGAGCGCGGCCGCAACCTCTCCGCGGGCCAACGGCAGCTGATCGCGCTGGCCCGCGCCGAGCTGGTCGACCCGGACATCCTCCTCCTCGACGAGGCGACGGCCGCCCTGGACCTGGCCTCCGAGGCCCTGGTGAACCAGGCCACCGACCGCTTGGCAGGCCGCCGTACCACCCTCGTCGTCGCCCACCGCCTGACCACCGCGGCCCGCGCGGACCGCGTGGTCGTCATGTCCGACGGCCGCGTCGCCGAGGACGGCACCCACGAGGAACTCCTCGCAAGGGGTGGGCAGTACGCGGAGCTGTGGCGGACGTTCGTGGGGGAGGACACGGCCGTGGTGGCCTGA
- a CDS encoding glycoside hydrolase family 3 protein, with protein sequence MPSRRTVLAATAGVAATLAVGGPAYADDKKLRSLISRMTLPEKVGQLFVMRVYGHSATAPDQADIDANIKEIGVRNAAELIAEYRVGGIIYFTWAHNTRDPQQIADLSNGIQRASLRQPRGLPVLVSTDQEHGIVCRVGEPATLFPGAMAIGAGGSRTDARSLGRIAGQELRAIGIRQNYSPVADVNVNPANPVIGVRSFGSEPDAVAGLVAAELTGYQRSGVAATAKHFPGHGDTTVDSHTGFPVITHSREEWEELDAGPFRAAIRAGIDSIMTAHIQFPALDDSGDPATLSRPILTGILREELGYDGVVVTDSLGMEGVRTKYGDDRVPVLALKAGVDQLLNPPKLDVAWNAVIQAVEDGELTEARLDESVLRILRLKAKLGLFDAPYASPGGVDRNVGTPAHLAAADRIAERTTTLLVNEGGLLPLSAGEHPRLLVVGADPASPSGTTGPPTAVLAAALTELGFTATRLSTGTAPTSAAISAAVAAAGEADAVVVGTYNVTASSTQKTLVQELLATGKPVVAVATRNPYDVAQLPDIQACLASYSWTDVELRAAARVIAGRVRPRGKLPVPVQRADDPARVLYPVGHGLSYRT encoded by the coding sequence GTGCCCTCCAGACGCACCGTTCTGGCCGCCACCGCAGGCGTCGCCGCCACTCTCGCGGTGGGCGGACCCGCCTACGCGGACGACAAGAAGCTCCGCTCTCTCATCTCCCGTATGACGCTGCCCGAGAAGGTCGGGCAGCTCTTCGTCATGCGGGTCTACGGCCACTCCGCCACCGCCCCCGACCAGGCCGACATCGACGCCAACATCAAGGAGATCGGCGTCCGCAACGCCGCCGAGCTCATCGCCGAGTACCGCGTCGGCGGCATCATCTACTTCACCTGGGCCCACAACACACGTGATCCCCAGCAGATCGCCGACCTGTCCAACGGCATCCAGCGCGCCTCGCTGCGGCAGCCGCGCGGGCTGCCCGTCCTCGTCTCCACCGACCAGGAGCACGGGATAGTGTGCCGAGTCGGCGAGCCCGCCACCCTCTTCCCGGGCGCCATGGCCATCGGCGCGGGCGGGTCGCGCACCGACGCACGGTCCCTCGGCCGTATCGCCGGGCAGGAGCTGCGCGCCATCGGCATCCGGCAGAACTACTCCCCCGTCGCCGACGTCAACGTCAACCCCGCCAACCCGGTCATCGGCGTCCGCTCCTTCGGTTCCGAACCCGACGCGGTGGCCGGTCTGGTGGCCGCCGAGCTCACCGGGTACCAGCGGTCGGGCGTCGCGGCGACCGCCAAGCACTTCCCGGGGCACGGGGACACCACCGTCGACAGCCACACCGGCTTCCCCGTCATCACGCACAGCCGGGAGGAATGGGAAGAGCTGGACGCCGGGCCTTTCCGGGCCGCGATCCGCGCGGGCATCGACTCGATCATGACCGCGCACATCCAGTTCCCGGCCCTCGACGACTCCGGCGACCCGGCCACCCTCTCCCGCCCGATCCTCACCGGCATCCTGCGGGAGGAACTCGGCTATGACGGGGTCGTGGTGACCGACTCCCTCGGGATGGAAGGGGTGCGCACCAAGTACGGCGACGACCGCGTGCCGGTGCTCGCGCTCAAGGCCGGTGTGGACCAGCTCCTCAACCCGCCGAAGCTGGACGTCGCGTGGAACGCCGTCATCCAGGCCGTGGAGGACGGGGAACTCACCGAGGCACGGCTCGACGAGTCGGTGCTGCGCATCCTGCGGCTGAAGGCGAAGCTCGGACTGTTCGACGCGCCCTACGCCAGCCCGGGCGGCGTCGACCGGAACGTCGGCACCCCGGCCCATCTCGCCGCCGCCGACCGCATCGCCGAGCGGACGACCACCCTCCTCGTCAACGAGGGCGGGCTGCTGCCGCTGTCCGCCGGCGAGCACCCCAGGCTCCTCGTCGTCGGCGCCGACCCCGCCTCCCCGTCCGGCACCACCGGACCGCCCACCGCCGTCCTCGCCGCCGCCCTCACCGAACTCGGCTTCACGGCCACGAGGTTGTCGACCGGTACGGCGCCCACCTCGGCGGCCATAAGCGCCGCCGTCGCCGCGGCGGGCGAGGCGGACGCCGTCGTGGTCGGGACGTACAACGTGACGGCGAGCAGCACCCAGAAGACCCTGGTCCAGGAGCTGCTGGCGACCGGGAAGCCGGTGGTTGCGGTCGCCACCCGCAATCCCTACGACGTGGCCCAACTCCCCGACATCCAGGCCTGCTTGGCGTCGTACTCCTGGACGGACGTCGAGCTGCGCGCCGCGGCCCGGGTGATCGCCGGGCGGGTGCGGCCGCGCGGGAAGCTGCCGGTGCCGGTGCAGCGGGCCGACGATCCGGCGCGGGTGCTGTATCCGGTCGGGCATGGGCTGTCGTACCGGACGTAG
- the aroA gene encoding 3-phosphoshikimate 1-carboxyvinyltransferase has product MAVVDIPGSKSITARALFLAAAADGVTTLVRPLRSDDTEGFAEGLARLGYRVGRTPDTWQIDGRPEGPSVTAADVYCRDGATTARFLPTLAATGRGTYRFDASAQMRRRPLLPLSRALRDLGVDLRHEETEGHHPLTVRASGVEGGDVTLDAGQSSQYLTALLLLGPLTRKGLRIKVTDLVSAPYVEITLAMMRAFGVEVGRDGDVFVVPPGGYRATTYAIEPDASTASYFFAAAAVTGGEVTVPGLGAGALQGDLDFVDVLGRMGAQVTVGAESTTVRGTGELRGLTVNMRDISDTMPTLAAIAPFASGPVRIEDVANTRVKECDRLEACAENLRRLGVEVETGPDWIGIQPGPDMSGAEIKSYGDHRIVMSFAVTGLRVPGIAFDDPGCVRKTFPGFHEAFALGFSPRRTPRRGGPYRP; this is encoded by the coding sequence ATGGCTGTTGTCGACATCCCCGGTTCCAAGTCCATCACCGCCCGCGCCCTCTTCCTGGCGGCGGCCGCCGACGGGGTCACCACCCTCGTCCGCCCGCTCCGCTCCGACGACACCGAAGGCTTCGCCGAGGGCCTGGCCCGCCTCGGCTACCGCGTGGGCCGGACCCCGGACACCTGGCAGATCGACGGCCGCCCCGAGGGACCTTCCGTGACCGCGGCGGACGTGTACTGCCGCGACGGCGCGACGACGGCCCGCTTTCTGCCGACCCTGGCGGCGACCGGGCGCGGGACCTACCGCTTCGACGCCTCCGCACAGATGCGCCGCCGCCCCCTGCTGCCCCTGTCCCGCGCCCTGCGCGACCTGGGCGTCGACCTCCGGCACGAGGAGACGGAGGGCCATCACCCTCTGACCGTCCGGGCGTCGGGAGTCGAGGGCGGCGACGTGACGTTGGACGCCGGCCAGTCCTCGCAGTACCTGACGGCCTTGCTGCTGCTCGGCCCGCTCACCCGCAAGGGCCTGCGGATCAAGGTCACGGACCTGGTCTCGGCGCCGTACGTGGAGATCACCCTCGCGATGATGCGGGCGTTCGGCGTGGAGGTCGGGCGGGACGGCGACGTCTTCGTGGTCCCGCCGGGCGGCTACCGGGCCACGACCTACGCGATCGAACCGGACGCCTCGACCGCGAGCTACTTCTTCGCTGCGGCGGCCGTCACGGGCGGCGAGGTGACGGTCCCCGGGCTGGGCGCCGGGGCCCTCCAGGGCGACCTCGACTTCGTGGACGTACTGGGCCGGATGGGCGCACAGGTGACGGTCGGTGCGGAGAGCACGACGGTCAGGGGGACCGGCGAACTCCGGGGCCTGACGGTCAACATGCGGGACATCTCGGACACCATGCCGACCTTGGCGGCGATCGCCCCGTTCGCCTCCGGTCCGGTGCGGATCGAGGACGTGGCGAACACGCGGGTGAAGGAGTGCGACCGGCTGGAGGCCTGCGCGGAGAATCTGCGGCGGTTGGGGGTGGAGGTCGAGACGGGGCCGGACTGGATCGGGATTCAGCCGGGGCCGGATATGTCGGGCGCGGAGATCAAGTCGTACGGCGACCACCGCATCGTCATGTCCTTCGCGGTGACGGGGTTGCGGGTGCCGGGGATCGCGTTCGACGACCCTGGGTGTGTACGGAAGACGTTCCCCGGGTTCCACGAGGCGTTTGCCCTGGGGTTCTCCCCGAGGCGTACCCCGAGGCGCGGTGGTCCGTACCGTCCCTAA
- a CDS encoding S28 family serine protease yields MRKALRWLLALTVLIGTLSTAGAATAAEPEATATTDIKEKLLSVPGMSLVEEKPYTGYRFFVLNYTQPVDHRRPSKGTFQQRITVLHKDEARPTVFFTSGYNVSTTPRRSEPTQIVDGNQISMEYRFFTPSRPDPADWTKLDIWQAASDQHRIFKALKPIYDRKWLSTGGSKGGMTATYYERFYPRDMDGVVAYVAPNDVVNKEDSAYDEFFATVGTKECRDRLNGVQREALVRREPMEKRYEAYAADNGYTFNTIGSLDKAYEATVLDYVWGFWQYSLLSDCDTIPADAKNASDDAIWNTLDTIAGFSFYTDQGLEPYTPYFYQAGTQLGAPTIVFPHIEKKYIRYGYLPPRNFVPRSIPMKFQPYVMKDVDSWVRHNARQMLFVYGENDPWGAEPFHLGKKARDSYVFTAPGLNHGANVAGLVPDEKSLATARILQWAGVASSAVQSNPEVAKPLAKFDRKLDKRDIEREPALHP; encoded by the coding sequence ATGCGCAAGGCGCTCAGATGGTTGCTGGCGCTCACCGTGCTCATAGGCACGCTGAGTACGGCGGGAGCGGCCACCGCCGCCGAGCCGGAGGCCACCGCCACCACTGACATCAAGGAGAAGCTGCTCTCGGTTCCGGGCATGAGCCTGGTCGAGGAGAAGCCGTACACCGGCTATCGCTTCTTCGTCCTCAACTACACCCAGCCGGTCGACCACCGGCGCCCGTCCAAGGGCACGTTCCAGCAGCGCATCACCGTGCTGCACAAGGACGAGGCCCGCCCGACGGTCTTCTTCACCAGCGGCTACAACGTCTCCACCACGCCCCGCCGCAGCGAGCCGACCCAGATCGTGGACGGCAACCAGATCTCCATGGAGTACCGCTTCTTCACCCCGTCCCGGCCCGACCCGGCCGACTGGACCAAGCTGGACATCTGGCAGGCCGCCAGCGACCAGCACCGCATCTTCAAGGCGCTCAAGCCGATCTACGACCGGAAGTGGCTCTCCACGGGCGGCTCAAAGGGCGGCATGACCGCCACGTACTACGAGCGCTTCTACCCGCGCGACATGGACGGCGTCGTCGCCTACGTCGCCCCCAACGATGTGGTGAACAAGGAGGACTCCGCCTACGACGAGTTCTTCGCCACCGTCGGTACCAAGGAGTGCCGCGACCGGCTGAACGGCGTGCAGCGCGAGGCGCTGGTACGCCGGGAGCCGATGGAGAAGCGGTACGAGGCCTACGCGGCCGACAACGGCTACACCTTCAACACCATCGGCAGCCTCGACAAGGCCTACGAGGCCACCGTCCTCGACTACGTCTGGGGCTTCTGGCAGTACAGCCTGCTGTCCGACTGCGACACCATCCCGGCGGACGCCAAGAACGCCAGCGACGACGCCATCTGGAACACGCTCGACACCATCGCCGGGTTCTCCTTCTACACGGACCAGGGCCTGGAGCCGTACACGCCGTACTTCTACCAGGCGGGCACCCAGCTGGGCGCTCCGACGATCGTCTTCCCGCACATCGAGAAGAAGTACATCCGCTACGGCTACCTGCCGCCGCGCAACTTCGTGCCGCGGTCGATCCCGATGAAGTTCCAGCCGTACGTCATGAAGGACGTCGACAGCTGGGTCCGCCACAACGCGCGGCAGATGCTCTTCGTCTACGGCGAGAACGACCCGTGGGGCGCCGAGCCGTTCCACCTCGGCAAGAAGGCGCGTGACAGTTACGTCTTCACCGCGCCGGGCCTCAACCACGGCGCCAACGTCGCGGGCCTCGTCCCCGACGAGAAGTCCCTGGCGACGGCACGGATCCTGCAGTGGGCGGGCGTCGCGTCCAGCGCCGTCCAGTCGAACCCCGAGGTCGCCAAGCCGCTGGCCAAGTTCGACCGCAAGCTGGACAAGCGCGACATCGAGCGCGAGCCGGCCTTGCATCCGTAA
- a CDS encoding AAA family ATPase, translated as MGDQGEPFVGRGSHLLALDGQLAHVVAGASRIVLVDGPAGIGKTALIGRFVAGHPDAAVLKACGEENETGLPLGLLDQLLSPAAHDEHGEQVLPRAPAADAPTAGARLLDVLGELQTRTARPLILVVDDAHWADFSSLQALAFALRRLRADRVLTVVVVREADDPALPEGLRRLLAGEGTLRLSLTGLSAGEVGELAAARSGALPPTAVVRLLDHTDGNPLHVKALLEQVPPARLMSTAFPLPAPLEYARLIEQRLVDCTAEAQALAAAASVLGMSCPLHRAARLAELKDPLPALEEAVGAGLLDETPEPGGPRVSFPHPMLRATVYRRLGPVLRHALHRAAAGQADSAYGRLQHLVHAAQGPDDTLAGQLADAAHTEAAARRWGSAAPLLRDAARLARTERDRERYGVEAIEALLWEGLRDEAQAVFDELPGDTASTAHRYARAMLLPFDGDLKQGEPLLREAWNNCDPTADPELASYIAGMLSFMTLSLNQGLDAAEWAGRSLRLSARRASSTMLRYVRMTGYGLSGDIERGLAVAEELPDPSLVTAADVDLLCGRGLLRLWSGELADAERDLREAVFICRDGPMMLRIIAMFQLGLTQYALGAWEEAVRLLDSAASLTDDTGNELHPTVHSAAAWVLAAHGDYDRAEWHLSQVPGIPVVPGTVMTESRRARAVLALLRGRPDTAAAELLPLLEAGAAEGLCEPMSTPWRDLLAEALIGLGRLDEADHALTVFEALATARGHAAALATGCRIRGELFAARHEPGAAEEMFGTGLAHAARGTAPYERARLKLALGELLRRTGRRTAAAHALQAAHETLTGLGALPLLERCARELAACGSARAAGCPPSSPDRGPVLTPQELAVARLAASGLTNRQVARELLLSVKTVEYHLGHAYTKLGISSRVGLVTRLPPGPVGTR; from the coding sequence ATGGGGGATCAGGGCGAGCCGTTCGTCGGGCGGGGCAGTCATCTCCTGGCTCTGGACGGGCAGTTGGCGCATGTCGTCGCCGGGGCGTCCCGGATCGTGTTGGTCGACGGGCCCGCCGGGATCGGGAAGACCGCGCTGATCGGGCGCTTCGTCGCCGGGCATCCGGACGCCGCGGTGCTGAAGGCATGCGGGGAGGAGAACGAGACCGGGCTTCCGCTCGGGCTGCTCGACCAGTTGCTCTCCCCTGCCGCGCACGACGAGCACGGCGAGCAGGTTCTCCCCCGGGCGCCGGCTGCCGACGCGCCGACCGCCGGCGCGCGGCTGCTCGACGTACTCGGTGAACTCCAGACCCGTACCGCCAGGCCGTTGATTCTCGTCGTGGACGATGCGCACTGGGCGGACTTCTCGTCGCTCCAGGCGCTGGCCTTCGCCCTGCGCCGGCTGCGCGCGGACCGAGTCCTCACGGTCGTCGTCGTGCGGGAGGCCGATGATCCGGCGCTGCCCGAGGGGCTGCGGCGGCTGCTCGCCGGGGAGGGGACGCTGCGGCTGTCGCTGACCGGGCTGAGCGCGGGTGAGGTCGGTGAGCTCGCGGCTGCCCGCAGCGGTGCGCTGCCGCCGACCGCCGTCGTACGGCTGCTGGACCACACCGACGGCAACCCGCTGCACGTGAAGGCGCTGCTCGAACAGGTGCCCCCGGCCCGCCTGATGTCGACGGCCTTCCCGCTGCCCGCGCCGCTGGAGTACGCCCGGCTGATCGAGCAGCGGCTGGTGGACTGCACCGCCGAGGCACAGGCCCTGGCCGCCGCCGCGAGCGTGCTCGGCATGTCCTGCCCGCTGCACCGGGCCGCCCGGCTCGCGGAGCTGAAGGATCCGCTGCCCGCCCTCGAGGAGGCGGTCGGTGCCGGGCTGCTCGACGAGACGCCGGAGCCGGGCGGCCCCCGCGTGTCCTTTCCCCATCCCATGCTGCGCGCCACCGTCTACCGGAGGCTCGGACCCGTACTGCGGCACGCGCTGCACCGGGCCGCCGCCGGGCAGGCGGACTCGGCGTACGGCCGTCTCCAGCACCTGGTGCATGCCGCGCAGGGCCCGGACGACACCTTGGCCGGACAGCTCGCGGACGCCGCCCACACCGAGGCCGCCGCCCGGCGCTGGGGCAGCGCCGCCCCGCTGCTGCGCGACGCCGCCCGGCTGGCCCGTACGGAGCGGGACCGTGAGCGGTACGGCGTCGAGGCGATCGAGGCGCTGCTGTGGGAGGGCCTGCGGGACGAGGCGCAGGCCGTGTTCGACGAGTTGCCGGGGGACACCGCCTCGACAGCGCACCGGTACGCGCGGGCCATGCTGCTGCCGTTCGACGGCGATCTCAAGCAGGGCGAGCCCTTGCTGCGTGAGGCCTGGAACAACTGCGACCCCACGGCTGACCCGGAGCTGGCCTCGTACATCGCCGGAATGCTCAGCTTCATGACGCTGTCCCTCAACCAGGGTCTGGACGCCGCCGAATGGGCCGGACGGTCCCTGCGGCTGTCCGCGCGGCGGGCCTCCAGCACCATGCTGCGCTACGTCCGGATGACCGGTTACGGCCTCAGCGGTGACATCGAGCGCGGGCTCGCCGTGGCCGAGGAGCTGCCGGACCCCTCGCTCGTCACCGCCGCCGACGTGGATCTGCTCTGCGGACGCGGTCTGCTGCGGCTGTGGTCGGGCGAACTGGCGGACGCAGAAAGGGACTTACGGGAAGCGGTGTTCATCTGCCGGGACGGGCCGATGATGCTGCGGATCATCGCGATGTTCCAGCTGGGCCTCACGCAGTACGCGCTGGGCGCCTGGGAGGAAGCCGTACGGCTCCTGGACTCCGCCGCGTCCCTCACCGACGACACCGGCAACGAGCTGCACCCGACGGTGCACTCGGCGGCCGCGTGGGTGCTCGCCGCCCACGGGGATTACGACCGCGCCGAGTGGCATCTGAGTCAGGTGCCCGGCATCCCGGTCGTGCCGGGGACCGTCATGACCGAGTCCCGGCGCGCACGCGCCGTTCTCGCACTCCTGCGGGGCCGGCCGGACACCGCCGCGGCCGAACTGCTGCCGCTCCTGGAAGCGGGCGCCGCCGAGGGACTGTGCGAGCCGATGTCCACACCGTGGCGCGATCTGCTGGCCGAGGCGCTCATCGGGCTCGGACGTCTCGACGAGGCGGACCACGCGCTGACCGTCTTCGAGGCGCTGGCCACCGCTCGTGGACACGCGGCAGCCCTGGCCACCGGCTGCCGGATCCGGGGCGAGCTGTTCGCGGCCCGGCACGAGCCCGGGGCCGCCGAGGAGATGTTCGGTACCGGGCTCGCGCACGCCGCCCGGGGCACCGCACCCTACGAACGGGCCCGGCTCAAGCTCGCGTTGGGCGAACTGCTGCGCCGTACCGGTCGTAGGACCGCCGCCGCGCACGCGTTACAGGCCGCGCACGAGACCCTGACAGGACTGGGCGCGCTTCCCCTCCTGGAGCGCTGCGCCCGCGAACTCGCCGCCTGCGGATCGGCCCGCGCGGCCGGGTGTCCCCCGTCGTCACCCGACCGCGGCCCTGTACTGACCCCGCAGGAACTGGCCGTCGCCCGGCTCGCCGCCTCCGGTCTCACCAACCGCCAAGTCGCCCGGGAACTGCTGCTCAGCGTGAAGACGGTCGAGTACCACCTGGGCCATGCCTACACGAAGCTCGGCATCTCCTCCCGGGTCGGGCTGGTGACGAGACTCCCGCCCGGCCCGGTCGGCACCCGATGA